The Capsicum annuum cultivar UCD-10X-F1 chromosome 3, UCD10Xv1.1, whole genome shotgun sequence genomic sequence taggagctaattatgtatctcgacagacccaaaatcgaaaaaaaaaaagtatcgaAAGTTAaatatgtatctttacaaaggaaaaactGTATTTTTattgaatgtattatgtatctcgataggtCCAAATCGAGAAAatgtatcgaaagctaattatgtatttttacaaaggaaaaaatatatctccattgaatgtatcgggagctaattatgtatcttgacaaatCCAAAATCGAAATTTTCAGTAATTaggtaaaatattaaaatattttataattaaccTCCAAATTGTGAAATTTAGGTTGTTTGCCCATTAATTAAACCTAGAGTTTCAAAAAAAGGAAGTTTGTTATTGAAGCTAAGTGAAATAAAACAAGAAAACCAAGCTTGGTTGGCTTAGTGGTTAGCTCATTAGGTCGCTTAAATAAGTGTCGGAGGTTCGATTCTTGCCTTGTGCATGCAGCAACTAATTGCCCAACAGCAAACCCTTAAATGGAGCTCAAATCCGCGAAGGATTCTGTCGGGCTGGgatacttgggaaacaaaaaaaaacaagaaaaagagggGAAGAAAAGGTAATTACAACAGGACAAGAGTAGTTGTATGAGCAGCTAGCAGTTAGATGCTGTTTGTTAGGTAAAAATGATGACAAATTGGATCATGCAATGACCTAATTTAACCTGTTTGATTTTTCACCGTCTCCGCTACTTATTTTGGAGTctgattaatttaaattcatgacGAAAGgtattattttgaaggtaaatTGGATGATCCTTCTGTCGGGAACGACTTTACATTCAATGCTCGAATCCgagatttagaaaaaaagaagatctGAGTATTTACCACTCTACTATAATTGTTACGAATGACTATATTAGTTTCTTGAATGTGTTTATATCATCGTGTTGTTTTACACGTATAGTAATGTACATGTAACTTTTTATGAAactatatgtgtttatatgtatAATCGTAGCGGAGTCAGGATTTTCACCAAGAgggttcacaagtgaacatacgaactaactGAAGGGGATTCGATATctgttatatatacataaaaaataattttaaccatgtatatatagtataatttttcgtcaaaTGGGTGCTGATGAACTCTCTATCCCaagtgtagctccgcccctgtGTATAATGTATGTAATGTAGTATTACTTTGAAGGTAAACTATGTTCTCTTACTATCAATAACGACTTAATATTCAATGCTCGAGTCTGCAGAAATAAAGAGATCTGACTACTTATCATACCACCATAATCTTTACGGACAACTATATTAATTTCTCTAGAATGTgtttatatcattatattgtttttATATGTATAATGTATGTAACTTTTTATGCATGGAGCCACCCACCCCACAGTACCCTAGGAGGGGTGGGGGTAGGTTAAAAAAACTTGGGATTGGGAAAGTGTAGTGTATAGAGGCGTGAAAATAATGCTATGATGGAAGTCACTTGGTGGTTGCATGGTGAGCATAATTAATATTGTCCCATTTTTCCCTTctgaaaaatacaataatattttagccaaagtttaaaattttgtaataatTCCCAATTTTAACTTTTGCCTAGAAATTTATGGAAATTTTCTTTTTGGTTCTATGTGTTAAAATAGAAAgttagaatttttatttattttttaatatttgcgGATTTAGGTTTgaattattgatgattttttgtgTTAATTAATGCATTATTTCTTATGCAGTTAGAATATATTTGTAACTAAAGGATCAAAAGTgtaatattttccttatttacttGGGAAAATGGTCTGAAATATACTTGACGAAATTTATTGTAACACGTCTGAattttgtgggggtcctatgaaCCCTCTAGACTATTTATTAGCACATTTTACTGATTTATAACTAAAGGATCAAAAGTGTAATATTTTCCTTTGGTGTATTTGCTGTCTCTCTTTTTATATGTTACCCTAATGATTTGAATTGCcggtttaaaaaaataaaataaaagggggAAATCATTATGTTAAACgtaaattttaattatgattaatCAGGTGATGATTATGTTATTGATAACAAGTAATAACAACCAAAAATGACATATCTTATTCGTGAAAAGAAACTATTTCTTTTAGAATGAAAATAATGTATTCGTACACATTTAATCGTATAAATTAAACCTTTTTCatgtaataatttaataaaatgattCATTGTTTTATTAAttgtttaaaaattattgataaatagGATTTAATAAATACTtgatatgatgaatatatttttaattgaCTAGCTGTTTGTCTATAATTTGTAGAGTAATTTGCGGACAACTCACATAACATGCAACTCGAATTTAAAGTcaacatatacataaatttaaTTAACATTTAGCTGGTTTAAATAAATGCTAGCTCTAGCTAGATATTTGTATTTCctaaatttaatccaaaacaatcattttaatcaatccaaataaataaatcataggAAGTATTCATGCAAATACCACATATTTTTCCTTTTGACAATGTTGAGCTTCAAGTAATATTAGCTCGTACACATCTCGAATAATTTATTGAAtactaaattataattttctagCATAAATTCTAATAACCTTATTCATTAAAAGTTGCGTTAAAAATAACTTACATAATGTTGCTTCTTCTAAATTTCGAACATTGTTTAAGTTCATATTGTATAGAGTATGTACCGTAGTAAAGATTTTTATTAAGGGGTTTAAactctgaaaaaataaaaataaaatacaaactaATTGAAGGGGGTCGATATctgctatatatacataaaaaattaattttaatcatataaaaataatgtaattttccGCAAAAGGAGGTTCGAATGAACTCCTACTTCTAAGTTGGCTCCGAACCTATTTATGGTGAATTAATTCATCATCATTAATTAGTTTTATGCTGACTGTTACTCCCTCCGTCTTAAATTAcccgtctcaaattgagatgacacattgattaaaaaaaataattaataacatgtctagtttatcataatacccctattaaatgatgtttacattttaatttgaagaaaaagtaattaatccAAAGggtaaacatgaatttttttttgtctcttttgattaatgaaaaaagacaagtaaaatgagaaatcaaattagaaaatttgagacggaAAAATTAATTTACAAATTCACAACCCTCCCTCTTTAATCAGATTTGAGACCGGCAACATAAACAAACTTTTATTTGAGCCTAATCACACTaccaactaaataaataaaataaaaaaattaagtacaaacaacataaatcccaacagtttggagttttcttacaaaaaaattcaaacattttgcataattactgaaaatttcaattttgagtctgtcgagatacataattagctccctatacatccaacgaagatacataattagttggaTTTTTATATTTACTTTGTAAATATGAAgaattgtatatatatagtaaattaaGATGTATATCTATGTTACTTTTTcgaaaattgaatttgaaaatacaaGGAAATAAGCTGAAAACATGGCAGCAAAAATTCATGAAGATGTAGACAAAGATGAATTATAAGATACTAGATTGATTGGCTTCCAATTACCCTCAAACTGAAAAAATGTAACTTAATTCACAcgtcactttttttttaaaaaaatagtctGTTCCGACAACAATAtattccctccgtttcattttacttgacGACAcatctctttaaaaaaaattgatttagagtacattttattaaattaatcttaATGCtttgaatttgtaaaattgacTATTATTCCCACCGTCTCATATTACTTGGCATCTTTTCCCTTTACacaattcttaaagaaaatttgatAAGAAATGCAAATTGATTAAGATGATCCTACTAAACTCGTGTTAAATATTGTCATTACCTATCAGAgttaattacttttaatttaattactAAGCGTAAAGTTGAAAAAAGATGTCCCATTATACTTGATTCTTAAAACATGCCAATTAATTTGAaacaattttcttaaaaaaaatatgtcaagtaatatgagacggagggagtattacgtatataataaaattctcttagtTTTGTAAAttggataaataaattaaaataatatttatccatagggtgaaataaaatgaaataaaataaatactcaCCCAACAAAATTTTCCCCAATGAACTCCGCCGAGACTCCCGCGGATAGCCCGtaattctttattattattatcttttttgcACCCTTAACTTTATTTAATTCTCTCTCTGGTCCACTTTATTTatatagtaatttattttttaatataaaatgacAGAGAAATTCTCTTTGCttggaataaaaataattataacactGTAGAATTAGGTAATCCCCGTGAATCTTGTTCCCTTCCCTCAGAATGTTGGTACTTTGAGCCTAACTAACATTGTCACTTGGGTTATAAGAGTACTTTCAATggttaaatcatgagaaaactTCATAACTAACTATTGTTAGAGGGTGGTTACGATAACGTAATTATAGCTTGTACATTTATGAAATGTAGTTATAGTTTTTGTATCAGTTGTATTGATGGAAGAGTTGTATCCAGGGGGTGACAAGTATTTAGCTATACCAGCTAAATTTCgaaattttctttttgagggtAAAATGGTAATTTGACCCCAACTCGTAGGTTTGAGTTGTCAACGTGCGAAAGAGTTGAAtgacattcacatcatcacatgcTCCTTCGATATTTTTGGAGTCCCGTTCCCCGTTTGATTTCATACTAGTTAGTTACTTAGTAgtcgtttgaccatgaaaactaaaatttttcggagttggaattgaagttggagttggagttgtatttggccatgtcttttttgaattattttttttaacttttgaaattttttttttaaatatgattttgtacCCTAACCTATACAAACTATCAatatcacccaactaaaatttacctactaatgaaaaaaaaaaaacacaatagccactattataaaaataattacatatatatggccatatttaatgaatttcaattatgacatatataaaaaatgaatgttatattaacagatcactgcttcctgttttttaggtaacaaatagtatctttcaaacaaatttatttttttaggaatttatttaatttatttccttcatttttcgttcctaaaaaataggaaatgatgagttgctATTAAATTTTACAgggccgctaatttatttctttaattttcttatacatgaaagattttattgtgtgtgaataaattatttatacgtAAAACATGCTTTgaatatttatagtatattatatcatataccataaatatataaatatgcttagtatgtttctccatgctttctatttttatatttgtgtgtatatggtatatacatggtataaacttcatatataacattctttgtatatttatattataaatatgtttagtatgtttcttaatactttgtatatttatatatgtgtgtatatggtatatacatggtataaaatttatatataacatattttgtatatttctgttataaatataatactttatatatttgtgggtataaatataaattaacagtaaaataatatcttaaataagagagaaaattaaataagggataaaaataatgatgagagagaaaaagagatatttattaattaggatagcattaagtttgaaattataattatcttattttttaaaactgctatatacgtaatattgaaaaagtaatcttataaggagagttttatgtaaaagttcaaaagattggggttatatgtaaaaataataaaagttgaaattggagttgaaaaattgtgaaaacaacaaaaacctgttttcccttttcagaaaatttttccgAAATTATTTtccgaattttcatggccaaacaccgtaaaaattttcatggccaaatgggcCCTTAATGTTTTAGTTCTTTTTCACCCCCCTCtcccctcaaaaaaaaaaaaagatacacaACATAAATCCCGACAATTTGAAGTTTAATCACAGAAAGCCTCAACATTTTGCATAATTGCTGAAAATTTCAATTCAGGGTTCGCCGAGATATAAATTAGCCCgcgatacatccaacgaaaatatattttttctttgtaaagattcATAATTAGCTTCTGGtatattttttcgattttggatctGTTGAGATaaataattagctcccgatacatataacgaaaatatgtttttttctttgtaaagatactaTAATTAGCTTTCGTACTTTTTTTCGATTTTGTGTCTGTCGAGATACATGATATATTTAGTGAAGATACTTTGTAAAGATACATTATTAGCTCTCAATATATTTTTGCTCCGATACATCTAACTCGCATATATAATTAGTTgtgatttgtataattattttataagaatagaaatttgtttaaatataataaattacggtatatgtttatgttattattattttttttaaaagaaagaagcTAGCATTAAAGTTATTTAGAAAAAGGGATAGCCAAACTTTAACTTAAGCTGTTACTGGCGGTTAGTAAAGTGGTTAGTAGTTCGGTTAAAAAAACCAAATCCACTAACCATGGTTAGAAAAAATGGGAGGATAAATTAGTTAATAAACGGCCGTTAAATTTAACGGTTTCTGTCAAGAGGGTCTATATAAAGCAGCTTCAGAGACCGTTACATTGGGCGCAGTGcaccttcttctttctttctctgtTCCCATTTGTTTTTTGTagtgagagaaagagagaaatttgTAGAGAGAGAAAGTTGTGTACTGTGAAAATGGCGTTGGTTTCCAAGAAATGGCTTTCGCTTAGCTTTGGTTTTCTGCTACTTCTGTTGGTTCTCGTCGGAGTTTATGCAAGTAACGACGGTTCCGGCTCCAGGTCCGGTTCACCTTTTCCGATATTCACTTTTTTCCGGTGTCTGAAGCTTCGTTGAGTGTATTTTTGGATTCTCTGCTGCTAAATTTAGCTGCATTTTTGGAGAATTTAAGCAAAATTTGTGTTTTCATggctttttttcactcttttttggCTTCTCTGCTGTTAAGTCTAGCtgcattttgatgagtttaaACAAAATTTGTGTTTTCATggctttttttcactcttttttggCTTCTCTGATGCCAAGTTTTGCTGCATTTTCggaaaatttaaagaaattttgTGTTTTCATGGCTTTTCTTAAAACTCTTTTTTGGCTTATTTGCTAAAAAATTGTGTCTGAAGCTTCGTAGAAGTGTTAACAATGAAATTCTAGTaaaattagagagtgtttttggcTTCTCTGCAGAAAAATTCAGCTGCATTTTCGGACAATTTAAACAGAATTTGTGTTTTCATGCCTTTCCTCACTCTTTTTATGTATTTCACTGTTTCTTCAGTTCTGTTTCTTCTTTGTCTGAAGCTTCGTAGGAGTTTTAATAGTGAAGATTTAGTAAAAATTTAGTGTATTTTTGGTTTCTCTGCAGCAAAATTCAGCTGCATTTTCggaaaaatttaaacaaaatttatgTTTCTGTAGCTTCTCACAACGTTCTTTGAGTTCCAGTTCCTTGGACTCTTCGCTGTAATTTTGCGATATTCTccataattttcttcttttggaCTGTTTTTTTCAGATTTCTGGGCTGAATTTTACTGTTCTgaattttttttcgtatttttttggATATTCTCCTTAATTTTCTTCATTTAAACTTGCAGATTTCTGAGAAATTCCATGCAATTCCTCGTTTAGACTCTTCTAGAAACTCTTATTTTTTCAGAATTCTCAGAAAATTCTAtgagtttttccttttttgagCTGTTTTTTACCTCTAAATCAACACAAAAACACTATAGTTTAAGCTTTTTTGAGCTACTTTATTCAAAAATTTCTCCATATTTTAGCTAATAAACGCTACATTTCTGTTTTGCTTTAACAGAACTGTGGAAAAATCGCAGTTGCAGAGCTCTGAGAACTCAACAATGGCCGTCAGGTACATTCGATAAATCTCAGCCGTTAGTTTTTGGTTCCAAAACGACTCGTTCAATATGCACCGTCAGATCTAATATTCTCACTATGTCGATCCAAGTACTTTGTATTAGAAACAATCTCAGCCGTCGAGATTCCTTTTATTTCATTAGATCTGAACCGTTTAATTCGTTATTAAACTTTCTTTTCTCATTGGATACCTCTGCTCTTTTACCAGAAAATCTTCATTGATTCCTTAACTGCATGCATTTCCAATATTACCCTGTTAAACTCCCTAATTTACGGATTTACTAGGTAGTAATAGTGAAGTTAatgggcattttagtcattttactTCCTGTTACCGATTCGCCTCATTTAACAGATTCTCTCTACTATCGTAGTTTGTTAGTTGCACTTTATTGACGgttttgtcatttattatgtattaatattcatttattatgtattaattAATATATACCTATAGGGAGAGTGTATGTATAGTttttaaacaacaaataaataactgAAATTATAATGTGAGAATCATCCTCATCGACAAGgtaaatttctaaaatatgagTAGCATTTTCCTACCTTGAGCAATGTAAAGAAAACACGCACTGAAAGTGTAGTGTGTGTGTTACTTTTCAACAGTGTACTTTGTGTCATTCCACCTTTTGCTGCGTGAAATAGTGGATAAATGTCGGTTGCTATATATTTTAGCTTGAAATTCCCAATATGCCCCTagtttttttcttgaatattttgatgatacagaaaaaaaaaaaaaaaggttaaggggttgtttgattgatgataattatttgtgtttttttttccaTATCAGTTTGGAAGAGGTTGAGGAGAAATTGAGCAAACATGCAGTGGATGATCCAGAAGAAGTTGTTAACATGGTTGCAGAGTAGGTTACCTTTACCTTATATGTCTTAGTATTGCCTTTTTCTTTGTGTTCTTTGTGTGTTTGTTTTtgcaaaattttacttttttaataaaGTTTGCATCAAACTCACTATAGGTTTTTTGGTAGTTAGGAGTAGCTCATTTGTTGTGGTCCTTTAAACGATTCCTCTATGGCAGACCTACTCaatccccccaccccaccccccacccacCACCTACATTAACCCTGACACCCCTGCTTTATAGGGGGTTGGGGGTGGTAATGAATCTATATTTATACAGTTGAAAGTGTCTTAAAATACAAGAAGTGTGTATGTCCTGTTTATTGGGTTGGCCACTTTTAGTACTTCTGGTTCTTGTTTGATAAGTAGCGGAGCAAATACTTAGGCATTTTCAGCATTAAAAATGTATAGACCCTTAGCTGGATTTTGTTTTTGTAATTATAGTAAGATCTCTATTGTATCCTTATCCTTTTtctaattaaaatgaaaaaaaaaaattggcaatAGTTTATATGGGAAGtcaattaaatatgataataatgtCTTTTTCATcccttatattttatttagtatatcTTCTATTTTGTCCTTGAAAGAAAAGGGGAGGTCTTTCAATTGGTGGTGGATTCTATTCTTAAAACTTTACTGTCGGTATTTTTATTTACAATCTGTAAGAAGTCATTGTCATTAATTGATTGTTACACATGGGAGTAGTGACATTTTTCACTACTGCATGTGCATTCAAGAAAATGTATAGTATCAGAATGACGGAGCAAACTTAATGGTGCAATGCTGCTACTAAAATACAATTGTACCATTGGTCACTCAGATTATACTGCTTACATTACTCTCTTATCTTTTTTTCACGTGGCAGCATGACCCGTCTTTGGCCCTTTTTTAGACTATAGTACCtcaaaaaattattgtgttttgcCAAAAAATGCTTGTGCAACGACAAAATGCTTTAATGCAGTTTCACTGGCTCCAAGCTTATGGTCCCCTACATTTCTAGCAGTATAGCATTGCCAAGGAAATATATGTAACCTAAGCTAGTTATGTCCACCGACACTGTTAAAAGTAACCACAAACAGTATTTGATTTTGACCATTGTATTTCCATTCCtaggaaaaagatgaaatttcctGTTCCTGGATACAATAATTTTGCTTGAGAAATGGAAAGTGACATGTTTCTACAATAGTACCGTTTACTGCATTTATTTGTGTTAACTAACTAATGTTTTGGGTGTTAAAACAGGAGCATCAGGAACAGTACTGAAAGGCGAAAACTTGGATATTTCTCTTGTGGGACAGGAAATCCTATTGATGACTGCTGGAGATGTGACCCCAATTGGCAAAAGAATCGCAAGCGTCTTGCTGATTGTGGCATTGGATTTGGGCGTAATGCCATTGGTGGTCGTGATGGTCGTTACTATGTTGTCACTGATTCTCGCGACGATGACCCTGTTAACCCAAAGCCTGGTACTATTCGTCATGCTGTTATCCAGGAGGAGCCCTTGTGGATTGTGTTCAGCCGCGACATGGTCATACAGTTGAAACAGGAGCTCATTATGAACAGTTTCAAAACCATTGATGCCCGTGGATACAATGTTCACATTGCCAATGGCGCTTGTATCACTGTCCAGTTTGTTACCAATATTATTATCCATGGCctccacattcatgactgcaaaCCAACTGGAAACGCCATGGTGAGGAGCTCAACGACCCATTTCGGCTGGAGGACAATGGCTGATGGTGATGCCATATCTATCTTTGGTTCAAGCCACATATGGGTTGATCATAACTCACTCTCTCACTGTGCTGATGGTCTTGTTGATGCTGTAATGGGCTCAACTGCCATTACTATTTCCAACAATCATTTCGCCCATCATAATGAGGTGCTTTAAATTCTTGAAactaattttagatttttatctCTGCTGTCCAGAGCTGTTGAGCTAACTTCAGGGTCTCTTTTTGTTATAATGCAAAAACAGGTCATGCTATTGGGCCACAGTGACTCCTACAATAGAGACAAGCAGATGCAAGTGACAATTGCATACAACCACTTTGGAGAGGGTCTCATTCAAAGAATGCCTAGGTAATTTCTGCTTTTGTTCTTGTTATTTCAAGAACTCATAATTACCATTACTTGTCAAACAAAAGATCTGAATCTCCTTTGAAAAAGTTTAATAATTTTGCGTCTTATGAATAATTGCAGGTGCAGACATGGCTACTTCCATGTGGTGAACAATGACTACACTCACTGGGA encodes the following:
- the LOC107864518 gene encoding probable pectate lyase 8, whose translation is MALVSKKWLSLSFGFLLLLLVLVGVYASNDGSGSRTVEKSQLQSSENSTMAVSLEEVEEKLSKHAVDDPEEVVNMVAESIRNSTERRKLGYFSCGTGNPIDDCWRCDPNWQKNRKRLADCGIGFGRNAIGGRDGRYYVVTDSRDDDPVNPKPGTIRHAVIQEEPLWIVFSRDMVIQLKQELIMNSFKTIDARGYNVHIANGACITVQFVTNIIIHGLHIHDCKPTGNAMVRSSTTHFGWRTMADGDAISIFGSSHIWVDHNSLSHCADGLVDAVMGSTAITISNNHFAHHNEVMLLGHSDSYNRDKQMQVTIAYNHFGEGLIQRMPRCRHGYFHVVNNDYTHWEMYAIGGSANPTINSQGNRYLAPTNPFAKEVTKRVDTAAGQWKGWNWRSSGDLMLNGAYFTPSGAGASASYARASSLGAKSSSMVGAMTAGAGPLACRRSRTC